TTCGCGCTGCGTGGGCTGGCCGTGTTTCTGGTGATCGTGCTGCACAAGCCGTTCGATTCGCTGACCCTCAGCACACTGATGGCGGTGAAGGGAGAATCGACCCGAGCCCGCCATACTGTGAACGTCCTTTACGCCTGCGCTGTTCCTCTGGGCGTCGTACTTTTCACGTTAGGGATTGGGCACGCGCACTCGCCCGATCGTCAGGTCCTGGGAGCCGCCTTGGCCTTCTCGGCCGGCACGTTCCTGTGCATCTCGACCAGCGACCTGTTGCCGGAATTGCAATTTCACGCCCACGATCGGCTGAAGCTGTCGGCGTCGCTGCTATTGGGGCTGGCCGTGGCGGCCGGCATTGTACTGATCGAATCGTCGACGCACGATCACGGAGCGCATGGCCACGGTGCACATGAAGACCATGCCGCGGAACCGGCAGACGACCACCGTCATTGACGGCGCCCCCCTACCCTTCCGTATCCAGCCCACGCTCGGTGCGGATGCGTTTCACTTCTTGCATCACGTCGTTGATAACGACCTGATGGGCCGTGATGTTGTGGTACTGAGCGAACGAAGCCCAGCCAATAAAACAGAGCCCGATGGCAGCCCCCATGAAGTGCAGGTTGGCCCAAGTCAACCCGGGCGGAGGCGTGCCGCGAAAGGTCCCGGCTGGGTCCCCTGCCCCGCCCAGCGCCACGATGCCGACGGCGATCAACATGTTCACCACGCACAAGGGGAACGTACCGCGTTTAAGCGCGTTGCTGCGCCGCACGAAGGTGGGACTCAACTGATACGTGTCGGCCACTTCCTTGCACCAGCGACTGGTCCCCACGAAGTACGTCACGACGATGCTGTTGACCAGCACCAGGGTGATCGCCGCAGCAACGCCCGACAAGCGATGCACCGTCGCCAACCGCTGACCGGTGGCGTCGTGGCAATCGCGAATGTCAAAACTGCGCAGCGCGTATCCCAAGCAGCCGGTGGCCAGCACGAACAAAACCGCGAACAGCGCCAGAACTCGGAAAATATTATTCAACGCAGCACAACTCCCGCTTCAGGTCTTTGGCTATCAAAAGAGCATTCTAACGCAAATCACGCAGTTGAGAGACCTGGGGCGCTCCGTGGGCTATCTGCTATCCGCGCTTACGCAAGCTGGGGGGCAGCTCCAGGCCGTGCGCTTCGAGCAGCGGTTCGTTTCGCAGTATCTCGTCGGTTGGCCCGTCGGCATGAATTTGCCCCTCGTCGAGTACAATAACGCGGGGACAAATATCGAGGATCATTTCCAGATCGTGGCTGGCAACCAGCTTGGCGCAGTCCAGTTCCCCCAGCAGCCGCATGAACTGGCGGCGGGCGCGCGGATCGAGGTTAGCCGTGGGCTCGTCGAGCGCCAGAAGTTGCGGCTGGCACGCCAATACTCCGGCCAGGCAAACCCGCTTGCGCTCGCCGACGCTCAAATGATGCGGCAGCCGTTCGGCTACGCCCGACAGCCCTACCACGGCCAACGATTGGTCCACACGGCAGCGCACTTCGGCCGCCTCGAGCCCCAGGTTCAAGGGACCAAACGCCACATCTTCTCGCACCGTGGCGCCAAACAATTGGTCGTCGGGGTCCTGAAACATTAGCCCCACGGCACGACGCACCTCGGCCAGATTGGCATGGCTCACTTCGCGACCTGCGATCCGCACCGCGACGGCGTGGCCATGCGCATGATGCCCGGCACCGCCAGGCCGATGGCCATCGCGCAGCCGCTCGGGCAACAGCCCGTTGAGATGCCACAGCAACGTCGATTTGCCGGCGCCGTTGGGCCCAACCAGGCCCACGCATTCGCGCTCTTCAAGCGCGAAGCTGATTTCGGACAGTGCCAACACGCCATCGGGATAGCGATAACTGAGATTTCGAACTTCGACCAGCGGCATGAGGGACGCTATACGCACTCCCTGGTGGCAACGATGTGGCGAAAACGGCAGCCGCCACGGCGCGCTTGACCGCGCAGCGACCTATCGCATTGTTTCACAATCGTGATTCCCATGATGGCAACCGCGCGCTAAGGCAATTCGTCGAGAACCCGTACTTCGCCATCGAAACCGCGGGCCAGCATGGCGGCATGCACCCGATCGGCCCGCTCGCTGCACCGTACCAACAGCATTCCAACCAGGCGCGTGCCGTTGCGAATAGTCACGGGCGAGAGCCGCCGCGGACAATGAAAGGTGCGCGCGTATTGGGCACGCCGCATCCGCTCCAACTCTTCGAGCAAGACGAACATGTATCGGTAGGTTGCCGCCAAAATGGCGACCAGCAATTTCGGCACGCCACATTGGCGCATGGCCTGCAGCAATCGATCAAAGCCGGTCGTATGCAGCAACACCAGGATCACGGTGAACGACAACCATCCCTTCACCAACACGCCAGCCATGATCGGCCAGCCTGCCCGGCCTTGGGTCAGCGGGATCGAAAGTCCCACGAACGCCAAGGGAACTGCGAAAGCGGCCCACCGCACGAGCAAATGTTTTGCCGGGATTTTTGCCGCTCCAACACCCAGCAGCGCGATCAAAGCGGCCGCCAAGTGAATCCAACTCAGCGGCACGCCCGGCATTACTGGCAGCCACCACGGTTGAGCGACGCTGATCACCACCAGCAGCAGCACCGCCACGATCAACTTGGCGCGCGGAGACACACGGTCGAGCGGGCTTTCCGTGCCGTGACCGTGCTCCAGGCTTTTATGTTCGAGTCGATCAGGCAGCATAGTCGGTCGCCAGTAACGTGCCGGGCAAAGGGTGTGTAGCGTAACACCCCCACCCTAAGCTGCCAAACAGCGGCGGGAAAGAGTTGGCCACGATCGTCTGCATGGCTCGACAATGACAATTCTGCCCTGGGCTGATACCTAGGATTCGGTCATGCACGCAACAGCGTGAGCAGGACGACCAGAGCGAACGTCGCAACCAGGGCCATAGCGGCCCAGCCGACGATGGCCAGCACGCGGCCTTCGAGCAGTGTCATCACACACGCTGCCCAGCATCCGCACCAGCTGGCCCCTAAGCCAAGGACGGTCAACAGCAGCCTCCAGCTTTCGGGCGAGGAAAACGTCGTCCGTTGGAATTCGGTATACCGGTAATGCGCGGCGAGGACGCCCAGGATCGCGGCACCCACCGCCAGCCACGGCACGATCCAGAGCCCGCGCAGAATAACCAACGACAGCGGCAGCGCGATCGGTAGAACCACGAACAAACCCAGCAAAACCACACGTGGGTCCGTAACTTGCACATCCCAGGCAAGCCACCGTGCCAAGGCAGAGGCCGTACCCCAAACGCCCAGCAGCAAGAGAAGTCTCG
The window above is part of the Pirellulales bacterium genome. Proteins encoded here:
- a CDS encoding ABC transporter ATP-binding protein; its protein translation is MPLVEVRNLSYRYPDGVLALSEISFALEERECVGLVGPNGAGKSTLLWHLNGLLPERLRDGHRPGGAGHHAHGHAVAVRIAGREVSHANLAEVRRAVGLMFQDPDDQLFGATVREDVAFGPLNLGLEAAEVRCRVDQSLAVVGLSGVAERLPHHLSVGERKRVCLAGVLACQPQLLALDEPTANLDPRARRQFMRLLGELDCAKLVASHDLEMILDICPRVIVLDEGQIHADGPTDEILRNEPLLEAHGLELPPSLRKRG
- a CDS encoding energy-coupling factor transporter transmembrane component T, whose product is MLPDRLEHKSLEHGHGTESPLDRVSPRAKLIVAVLLLVVISVAQPWWLPVMPGVPLSWIHLAAALIALLGVGAAKIPAKHLLVRWAAFAVPLAFVGLSIPLTQGRAGWPIMAGVLVKGWLSFTVILVLLHTTGFDRLLQAMRQCGVPKLLVAILAATYRYMFVLLEELERMRRAQYARTFHCPRRLSPVTIRNGTRLVGMLLVRCSERADRVHAAMLARGFDGEVRVLDELP